In Amblyraja radiata isolate CabotCenter1 chromosome 10, sAmbRad1.1.pri, whole genome shotgun sequence, one DNA window encodes the following:
- the tal1 gene encoding T-cell acute lymphocytic leukemia protein 1, with product MMEKVGLDPGENRSDDLSPVQKYSPGQAAGRTSEPADQSTEGQRVQAEQQTASNDGVSKETRHDSPDPLSEVPVINLMQRGVQPINESDQKGTFTHSVPTTELSRPPVPLTLQSPVNENRMVQLTAAHLTLPAARAMLYNSSSQYQTLPLLSSDPEPFNMFPSNRAKRRSGPYEVEVTTTGGSQPKIVRRIFTNSRERWRQQNVNGAFSELRKLIPTHPPDKKLSKNEILRLAMKYINFLAKLLGDQEQEGEQRGLQLKEGDSTRLASDDIEEMSPDSSCGSCFDGTGSPGSLSEEHDHLESRHGNHHHSILPPDVNGQR from the exons ATGATGGAAAAGGTCGGATTGGATCCTGGTGAAAATCGCAGCGATGACCTGAGCCCCGTTCAGAAATATTCCCCAGGACAGGCAGCGGGACGGACGAGCGAGCCTGCAGACCAATCCACCGAGGGACAGCGGGTCCAAGCTGAGCAGCAAACTGCGTCAAATGATGGGGTTTCCAAGGAAACCAGGCACGACTCCCCTGATCCCCTATCGGAAGTGCCCGTCATAAACCTGATGCAAAGAGGGGTCCAGCCTATAAATGAGAGTGATCAGAAAGGCACGTTTACTCATTCAGTGCCGACCACCGAGTTGTCAAGACCCCCTGTGCCTCTGACTCTGCAGAGCCCAGTCAACGAGAATCGGATGGTCCAGTTAACAGCAGCGCACCTCACCCTGCCTGCAGCCAGAGCGATGCTGTACAACAGCTCGTCCCAGTATCAGACCCTGCCTCTTCTAAGCAG TGATCCAGAACCATTCAACATGTTCCCCAGTAACAGAGCGAAACGAAGGTCGGGTCCTTACGAAGTGGAAGTCACTACTACTG GTGGCTCGCAGCCTAAAATCGTGCGGAGGATCTTTACAAACAGCAGGGAGAGGTGGAGGCAACAAAATGTCAACGGAGCCTTTTCTGAACTTCGCAAACTGATCCCGACCCACCCTCCCGACAAGAAACTTAGCAAGAACGAGATCCTCCGCCTGGCCATGAAATATATCAACTTCTTGGCCAAGCTCCTGGGTGATCAGGAGCAGGAGGGCGAGCAGCGAGGGTTACAACTGAAAGAAGGGGACAGTACCAGACTGGCCAGCGATGACATCGAGGAGATGTCTCCAGACTCGAGCTGTGGAAGTTGTTTTGATGGAACAGGAAGCCCGGGAAGCCTAAGCGAAGAGCACGATCACCTCGAGTCACGACACGGAAACCACCATCACTCCATACTTCCTCCAGATGTCAATGGACAACGGTGA